From the genome of Lotus japonicus ecotype B-129 chromosome 6, LjGifu_v1.2, one region includes:
- the LOC130726072 gene encoding mavicyanin-like: protein MDGVGFQIRGMIVFAVVVAVAFSLGGKCVEAQVHHVVGADPGWDLASDLRAWSSGRVFRVGDQIWLTYSAAQGLVAEVKSKEEYEACDVSNPIKMYTDGLHTIPLEREGIRYFVSSEVENCNSGLKLHVEVLPKSKSSSPNPITHTQYSTPTFLAAEPTSPSASARYAHNTILAFVLLFCVTSIMHLAY from the exons ATGGATGGAGTTGGGTTCCAAATTAGAGGGATGATTGTTTTTGCTGTGGTTGTTGCGGTGGCTTTCAGCCTCGGCGGGAAATGTGTGGAAGCTCAGGTGCACCATGTGGTGGGAGCAGACCCTGGATGGGATCTAGCCTCCGACCTCCGTGCTTGGTCTTCAGGCAGGGTCTTCAGGGTTGGAGACCAAATCT GGCTCACGTACTCTGCGGCGCAGGGATTGGTAGCAGAGGTGAAGAGCAAAGAAGAATATGAGGCGTGCGATGTGAGCAACCCCATCAAGATGTACACGGATGGTTTGCATACAATCCCGCTTGAGAGGGAAGGAATCAGGTACTTCGTGAGCAGCGAGGTCGAGAACTGCAACAGTGGGCTCAAGCTCCATGTTGAGGTGCTGCCCAAGTCCAAGTCCTCATCACCAAATCCAATCACTCACACTCAGTATTCTACTCCAACATTCTTGGCTGCTGAGCCTACTAGTCCTTCTGCTTCGGCTCGTTATGCTCACAACACCATCCTCGCGTTTGTGCTGTTATTCTGTGTTACCAGTATTATGCACCTTGCTTATTGA